The window GACGCGGTCCGTCCAGTCGGTCTGGGTCTGGCGGGCGTTCCTGTTGATGTCACTGGTCGCCTTCGGGTTGTGCCTGACGTTCGTGACCAACGGCTGGCTGCTCTACGCGAGCGCGTGGGGTGTGATCGGAGCCGGCTGGTTCGCGATCTCGATGTGGCTGTGGCGCAAGCACGTGCGGGAGGACGACGCGGCCTGGCAGGCAGCAAGAGCCAAGGGACGGGCAGCGTGAGACTCATCATCGCGATCATCAAGCCGTTCAAGCTCGATGACGTTCGTACCGCGCTGGCCGACATCGGAACGACCGGCATGACGGTGTCCGAGGTGCGCGGTCACGGCCGGCAGAAGGGGCATACGGAGGTCTACCGCGGCGCCGAGTACACCGTCGACCTCATCCCGAAGATCCGCGTCGAGGTGCTCTCCGAGGACCGCGATGCCGAAGCGGTGATCGACGCGATCGTGCGCAGCGCGCAGACCGGGCAGATCGGCGACGGCAAGGTCTGGTCCGTGCCGGTCGATGAGCTGGTCCGGGTTCGCACCGGTGAGCGCGGCGTCGACGCGCTCTGATCCCGTGGGCGTTGCCACGGACGCAGGTGCGGCACCCACGGCAACGGGGGCTCCGGCGGCGCAGGTGGGCGCGGAAGCCGCGCCTCGCGGCTACCTACGAGGCGGGACCGGGCTTGCCGTCGACGGCCGGACGGTCGGCCTGGTCACCGTCTGGGTGGTCGTCGTGTCACTCGCCGCACTCGCGGGCGCCCTGTTCGTCGGTGCGGTCGGTGCCGAGCGGCGTGATGCGGAGCTGCGTGCGCACGGCACGCCGG is drawn from Mycobacteriales bacterium and contains these coding sequences:
- a CDS encoding P-II family nitrogen regulator, which encodes MRLIIAIIKPFKLDDVRTALADIGTTGMTVSEVRGHGRQKGHTEVYRGAEYTVDLIPKIRVEVLSEDRDAEAVIDAIVRSAQTGQIGDGKVWSVPVDELVRVRTGERGVDAL